A part of Terriglobus roseus genomic DNA contains:
- a CDS encoding response regulator transcription factor yields MRILLVEDELDIQNVVEHSLRSAGYEVHTAGTAAAATHLASKHVYHGLIIDLGLPDQDGIDLILQLRKLGVSSPVLILSARRSVDDRVKGLELGGDDYLTKPFAVAELLARLRNLLKRNAPPADDPTRIRIRDLELDILRRRAIRGDEVLNLSPQEFVLLEYLCRHAGRVVTRSMLLTEVWGMRIQPDTNVVDVHIYRLRGKIDTEGREPLIKTLRGVGYVLKGG; encoded by the coding sequence ATGCGGATCCTGCTTGTTGAGGACGAACTCGATATTCAGAATGTTGTCGAGCACTCATTGCGAAGCGCTGGGTATGAGGTGCACACGGCAGGAACTGCGGCAGCCGCAACTCATCTTGCGTCGAAACACGTGTATCACGGACTCATCATCGATCTTGGTTTACCTGATCAGGATGGGATTGACCTTATTCTCCAGTTGCGAAAATTAGGAGTCAGTAGCCCGGTATTGATTCTCTCGGCACGGAGGTCCGTGGACGACCGAGTGAAAGGGCTGGAACTCGGCGGCGATGACTACCTAACGAAACCATTCGCTGTTGCAGAATTACTCGCCAGATTACGGAACCTGCTCAAACGGAATGCACCTCCGGCCGACGACCCCACACGTATTCGTATCCGCGATCTTGAACTCGATATCCTTCGGCGGCGAGCGATCCGAGGCGATGAGGTTCTCAACCTAAGTCCGCAAGAGTTTGTCTTGCTGGAGTACCTCTGCCGCCATGCTGGGAGAGTTGTCACACGCTCCATGTTGCTGACTGAAGTCTGGGGAATGCGCATTCAACCGGACACCAACGTAGTAGACGTCCATATCTATCGCCTTCGCGGAAAAATTGACACCGAAGGGCGAGAGCCACTGATCAAGACACTGCGTGGGGTTGGCTATGTCCTCAAGGGCGGCTAA
- a CDS encoding type III polyketide synthase, producing the protein MTTAYLNRIATAVPEHDVHADFAVFAEQMLSDPRVRSVFRRMTSRADIAHRYSFLDPRIDPGKFSSHDARKFYRLGNFPNTSQRMELFEQTAPVLMRQTIDRLALTEEERLGISHVVVTCCTGLYAPGLDFEILQHLNLSTHVERTMVGFMGCYAAINGLKLARHIVRSDPNANVLMLNLELCTLHFQETQDLEQVLSFLVFADGAAASLISARQSGIAIDSFKAVMVPDTQDLITWKIRGQGFDMLLSGKVPAALGHALGGTELMEERDAIDLWAVHPGGRTVLDAVEKGLELPPEVLTASREILSEFGNMSSATVMFVLQRLMEQAQPGQRGCAMAFGPGLTAETMRFHAV; encoded by the coding sequence ATGACTACGGCTTATCTCAATCGCATCGCAACAGCGGTCCCGGAACATGATGTGCACGCGGACTTCGCTGTCTTTGCAGAACAGATGCTTAGCGATCCACGAGTTCGATCCGTCTTTCGGCGTATGACGAGTCGCGCGGACATTGCACATCGTTACTCCTTTCTTGATCCGCGGATAGATCCGGGTAAGTTTTCATCGCATGATGCGCGGAAGTTTTACCGGCTAGGTAACTTTCCCAATACTTCGCAGCGGATGGAGCTCTTTGAGCAGACAGCGCCAGTCTTGATGCGCCAAACGATCGACCGGCTCGCACTCACAGAGGAGGAGCGCCTGGGCATCAGCCACGTCGTGGTGACTTGCTGCACAGGGCTCTATGCACCGGGCCTCGACTTCGAAATTCTCCAGCATCTCAACCTTTCAACTCACGTCGAACGTACGATGGTTGGCTTTATGGGTTGCTATGCCGCCATCAATGGGCTGAAGCTGGCGCGACACATAGTCCGCTCAGACCCGAACGCGAATGTGTTGATGCTGAACCTTGAGCTGTGTACGCTGCATTTCCAGGAGACGCAAGACCTGGAACAGGTTCTGTCATTTCTGGTATTTGCAGATGGGGCCGCAGCCAGCCTTATTTCTGCGCGACAGTCAGGCATTGCGATCGACAGCTTCAAAGCCGTGATGGTTCCCGATACGCAAGACCTGATTACCTGGAAGATTCGTGGTCAGGGCTTTGACATGCTTCTTTCTGGAAAGGTTCCAGCGGCATTGGGGCACGCGCTCGGTGGAACTGAACTCATGGAGGAACGTGATGCCATCGATTTATGGGCAGTGCATCCCGGCGGACGAACGGTTCTTGACGCAGTTGAAAAAGGGCTGGAACTTCCTCCAGAAGTACTGACTGCCTCGCGTGAAATTCTTTCCGAGTTCGGTAATATGTCGTCGGCAACGGTAATGTTTGTGTTGCAGCGACTGATGGAACAGGCGCAACCGGGGCAGCGTGGCTGCGCCATGGCGTTTGGTCCAGGACTCACTGCGGAGACGATGCGTTTTCATGCGGTCTAG
- a CDS encoding methyltransferase domain-containing protein, which translates to MRSSPSLDLSKRVSPRELPELMDGDCTYEEFRDCLRSLQKINRWLLGYRPTLRWLEHMPRQSNAVHILDVGSGGGDLLRTIVHWADRRQIKVDLTGIDLNPYAARAASEFTAARYNIRWVTGDAMAYQPANPVDIAVSSLMAHHLEDDEIVALLQWLDRNVRAGWFINDLERSERSLRMFGLVPWHPIVRHDGPVSFRRAFLRDDWLRLLDAAEIPLDSVTIENWRPGRLCVGRWK; encoded by the coding sequence ATGCGGTCTAGCCCATCCCTCGATCTGAGTAAACGAGTCTCTCCGCGTGAACTGCCGGAGTTAATGGATGGCGACTGCACGTATGAAGAGTTTCGCGACTGTCTGCGTAGTCTGCAGAAGATCAATCGCTGGCTGCTTGGCTATAGGCCCACATTGCGTTGGTTGGAGCACATGCCTCGCCAGAGTAATGCGGTCCATATTCTCGATGTGGGAAGCGGCGGTGGCGATCTTCTAAGAACAATCGTTCATTGGGCTGATAGGCGACAGATCAAAGTCGATTTGACCGGAATTGATCTGAATCCATATGCTGCCCGCGCAGCATCCGAGTTCACCGCCGCGCGGTACAACATCAGATGGGTTACGGGAGATGCGATGGCCTACCAGCCTGCGAATCCCGTGGACATTGCGGTCAGTTCACTGATGGCACATCATCTGGAAGATGACGAGATCGTTGCGCTTTTGCAATGGCTCGATAGGAATGTCCGTGCCGGTTGGTTCATCAATGATCTAGAACGAAGTGAACGGAGTCTTCGCATGTTTGGGCTGGTGCCCTGGCATCCAATTGTCCGGCACGACGGTCCTGTTTCATTTCGACGAGCATTCTTGCGTGATGACTGGTTGCGTCTGCTCGATGCGGCAGAGATTCCTCTCGACTCGGTCACGATTGAAAACTGGCGGCCAGGGCGGCTATGCGTTGGACGGTGGAAGTGA
- a CDS encoding DUF2306 domain-containing protein has translation MRWTVEVMEIANARAHASERGRGASGPIHPRFKITLWTTLGLVVLFVFITSELLLITDYPMYHAYRLQVIADRHLLIPHTIAGTLALLVGPVNFSSRIRRWQPKVHRALGYIYVVSVFVGSFTGITLAVGRPGLPGTSMQSAAWMVCTLVALITARNHQFTKHRQWMARSYAVTFTFVSSRVLNLWPRYWSHLGDVLSAVGVIAFTLASLLIVDLALDWHELTSQRNPSR, from the coding sequence ATGCGTTGGACGGTGGAAGTGATGGAGATCGCCAATGCGCGCGCTCATGCTTCGGAACGAGGTAGGGGAGCATCTGGACCTATTCATCCTCGCTTCAAGATCACCCTATGGACGACTCTAGGCCTCGTCGTTCTATTTGTCTTCATTACCTCCGAACTCCTCCTGATCACTGACTACCCGATGTATCACGCCTATCGTTTGCAGGTGATTGCGGATCGTCACTTGCTTATTCCGCACACGATTGCTGGCACTCTTGCATTGCTCGTTGGTCCAGTTAACTTCTCGTCGCGGATACGCAGGTGGCAGCCCAAGGTTCATCGCGCCTTGGGTTACATCTATGTGGTCTCAGTCTTTGTTGGTTCTTTTACGGGCATTACTCTCGCTGTGGGGCGTCCGGGCTTACCGGGAACGTCGATGCAATCTGCCGCTTGGATGGTCTGCACCCTTGTCGCACTCATCACGGCACGAAACCATCAATTCACAAAGCACCGCCAATGGATGGCGCGCTCATATGCGGTGACCTTTACCTTCGTCTCAAGCCGTGTGTTGAATCTGTGGCCACGCTATTGGAGCCATCTTGGCGATGTGCTCTCCGCTGTGGGAGTCATTGCGTTTACGCTAGCGTCTCTATTGATCGTAGATCTGGCACTGGATTGGCACGAACTCACCAGTCAGCGCAATCCATCGCGCTAA
- a CDS encoding NAD(P)/FAD-dependent oxidoreductase, which translates to MLQNSRNDVLIIGGGVAGSAAAIALARQGRGVTLMERDSEPRHKVCGEFLSGEALEDLDALDIDVASLGAVPINYVRLAAARNAAQAPLPFPAASLTRKALDTALLAAAVKAGVRVETGRAVQSLLRTDANCWRATLEGGATHEASTAFLATGKHDLRGHGRPKNPQQWVAFKMYYKLSRDQTADLGDASELTLYAGGYGGIQPVENGVTNFCCVVQQRYLVEAGLRWELLIQRMQQDCPHLAKRLTGAVPLLDKPIAITHIPYGYMRHTTEDGLYCIGDQAAVIPSFTGDGISIALHTARSATSAYLAGEPAAAFQKNLRAAMKSQMRLAELAADGLNNALARAVLPFVLRVWPGAMRVTASLTRVTQPAHVVPQVLAG; encoded by the coding sequence ATGCTCCAAAACTCGCGGAATGACGTTCTGATCATTGGTGGAGGTGTTGCAGGTAGCGCTGCTGCGATTGCGCTTGCACGCCAAGGACGAGGAGTCACGTTAATGGAACGTGACTCCGAGCCCCGCCATAAGGTCTGTGGCGAGTTCCTGAGCGGGGAAGCACTTGAAGATTTGGATGCACTCGACATTGACGTTGCATCGCTCGGAGCTGTTCCAATCAACTATGTTCGTCTTGCTGCAGCCAGGAACGCAGCTCAAGCGCCATTACCATTTCCCGCAGCTTCGCTCACACGCAAAGCGCTCGACACGGCACTACTTGCGGCGGCGGTGAAGGCGGGCGTACGAGTTGAAACCGGCCGCGCAGTGCAGTCGCTTTTACGTACAGACGCGAACTGTTGGAGGGCAACGCTTGAAGGAGGAGCGACGCATGAAGCATCGACTGCATTTCTAGCAACGGGGAAGCACGATCTCCGCGGTCATGGCCGCCCGAAAAATCCTCAACAGTGGGTTGCCTTCAAGATGTATTACAAGCTTTCGCGGGATCAGACAGCAGACCTTGGAGATGCCTCTGAGCTGACTCTCTACGCCGGAGGGTACGGTGGTATTCAACCTGTCGAAAATGGCGTTACGAACTTTTGTTGCGTAGTGCAGCAACGCTATCTTGTCGAGGCAGGTCTGCGATGGGAGCTCCTCATCCAACGAATGCAGCAGGACTGTCCTCACCTGGCGAAGCGGTTGACTGGTGCTGTCCCACTGCTTGACAAACCAATCGCGATCACACACATCCCCTATGGATACATGCGGCACACGACAGAAGATGGCCTGTACTGCATCGGCGATCAGGCAGCTGTGATCCCTTCGTTTACTGGTGACGGAATCTCGATCGCGCTGCATACGGCGCGTAGCGCCACTTCTGCTTACCTCGCGGGAGAACCTGCAGCCGCATTTCAAAAGAATCTTCGCGCTGCGATGAAGTCACAAATGCGACTTGCCGAGCTGGCTGCAGATGGCTTGAATAACGCGTTGGCTCGTGCCGTGCTGCCGTTTGTCCTTAGAGTGTGGCCTGGAGCCATGCGCGTGACAGCGAGCCTTACACGAGTTACTCAGCCTGCGCACGTTGTGCCTCAGGTGTTGGCGGGCTAG
- a CDS encoding YceI family protein, with protein MKLLTALALTLLLVPWAVAQHNTFTLDSDSSSVRMTLNTTREVVNGTFRVQACSIEFEPNSSAMSGAVTVLAGSGKTGNDTRDKKMTKSILQAGQYTTVSFAPKAYSGTIPQYASSTIEVTGTFTLLDKPHDMTIPMQIVVDRSKATAKAHFVVPYVQWGLKNPSFLFWKAENDVVIDLSLVGQISYATTH; from the coding sequence ATGAAATTGCTCACGGCTCTCGCGCTCACGCTATTACTCGTCCCTTGGGCCGTGGCGCAGCACAATACCTTTACTCTAGATTCCGATTCCAGCTCCGTCAGGATGACTCTCAATACGACACGTGAGGTCGTCAATGGGACCTTTCGCGTTCAAGCTTGTTCCATCGAGTTTGAACCGAACAGTTCTGCAATGTCCGGAGCTGTGACCGTACTTGCGGGCAGCGGAAAGACCGGGAACGACACTCGGGACAAGAAGATGACGAAGAGCATTTTGCAGGCCGGCCAATATACGACCGTTTCTTTTGCTCCTAAGGCCTACTCAGGAACGATTCCGCAATACGCATCCTCGACGATTGAGGTGACTGGCACCTTCACCTTGCTCGATAAACCGCATGACATGACGATTCCGATGCAGATCGTTGTGGACCGATCCAAGGCAACAGCGAAAGCTCATTTCGTTGTGCCATATGTTCAGTGGGGTCTCAAAAATCCCAGCTTCTTGTTTTGGAAAGCTGAGAACGATGTCGTCATTGATCTCAGTCTGGTCGGTCAAATCTCCTATGCCACAACTCATTGA
- a CDS encoding glycosyltransferase: MTLLLAVCVSQLSTGFLLMTRVPRCSEMDSASAALSPNLVSIIIPARNEDQNLPRLLSSIPRLPEIAEIIVVDDGSIDRTAEIAGQHGARVLQPGNPPNDVTGKVWACARGAVAASAPLLLFLDADTFFQSDGLSAMLQTYKKQPHNTALSVLPFAVTVRPYEEFSLFFNLLMAFGAGGFGVFQSSRLFGQSLLLSRELYSGIGGYAAVGNSVLENVHLARNLEAAQGKPYCLGGKNDLHMRMFPDGFEQLCDGWTKAFADGARSTDIRVLAVTILWLSALASIAVLLFVGPMQERWMVATLYLLAAIQVFFFARKIGSFRIATCLLFPLPLIFFFVVFTRSAMRRAFGKHTSWRGRSV, from the coding sequence ATGACACTGCTGCTTGCGGTCTGCGTGTCGCAACTGTCAACTGGATTTCTGTTGATGACACGCGTTCCGCGATGTTCGGAAATGGATAGTGCATCAGCTGCGCTAAGTCCGAACCTCGTTTCAATCATCATCCCTGCGAGGAATGAAGATCAGAACCTCCCACGGCTACTTAGCTCCATTCCACGTCTTCCAGAGATTGCCGAGATCATCGTCGTCGACGATGGCTCAATCGACCGCACGGCGGAGATTGCCGGTCAGCATGGGGCGCGTGTTCTGCAACCCGGGAATCCACCGAACGATGTAACCGGGAAGGTATGGGCCTGTGCGCGTGGAGCGGTAGCCGCAAGTGCGCCACTGCTTCTATTTCTCGATGCGGACACGTTCTTTCAGTCCGATGGCCTTTCCGCCATGCTGCAAACCTACAAGAAGCAACCGCACAACACGGCGTTATCTGTTTTGCCGTTTGCTGTAACAGTGCGACCGTATGAAGAGTTTTCACTCTTTTTCAATCTCCTGATGGCATTCGGCGCGGGAGGCTTTGGCGTTTTTCAGTCGTCGAGACTGTTCGGTCAATCGCTGCTCTTATCCCGTGAGCTCTACTCAGGGATTGGCGGTTACGCTGCTGTTGGCAATTCTGTTCTGGAGAATGTCCATTTGGCGCGGAATCTGGAAGCGGCCCAAGGGAAGCCCTACTGCCTCGGCGGAAAGAATGATCTGCACATGCGCATGTTTCCTGACGGCTTTGAACAATTGTGTGATGGATGGACGAAGGCCTTTGCGGATGGAGCCCGTTCCACAGATATCCGCGTCCTAGCGGTCACGATCCTTTGGCTCTCTGCATTGGCCTCTATCGCGGTTCTTTTGTTCGTTGGGCCAATGCAAGAACGATGGATGGTGGCCACGCTCTACCTATTGGCGGCTATACAGGTTTTCTTCTTCGCTCGAAAGATTGGCAGCTTCCGTATCGCAACCTGTCTGTTGTTCCCGTTGCCGTTGATCTTCTTCTTCGTTGTCTTTACACGATCCGCGATGCGACGCGCTTTCGGAAAGCACACGAGCTGGCGCGGACGCAGCGTATGA
- a CDS encoding phytoene desaturase family protein: MTSSGKVAIIGAGIGGMSAAIQLAKAGLKVTIFEKNERLGGKLNLLETQGFKFDLGPSILTLPQVFRPLFEDDGRMLEDYVPMRRVDPQWRNFFEDGTVLDLWEKTEDMREELKKLSDSDSAFQDYERFVEYARQQYEVVERGYLREGLDGFWQLIRFYGLNGGREMDWTHSMSGAISKRVRNGYLRDIFGYFIKYVGSSANDSPGFMNLMPYIQLGFGLWYVKGGLYELARAFGRRLEELGVDVRLNTEVVSIDHSNDRVTGIQIKNYAGEVETIAADFVISNMEVIPASERLLKQTSSRLKRLQRFEPACSGIVLHLGLDRVYPQLTHHNFFYSRDQSSHFDRVFHDKKLPDDPTIYLVAPTRSDPSQAPAGCDNVKILPHIPYINNKAPYTYEDCVALKELCLTKLERMGLTDLRKHIVVEDFWTPFDIERQYYSNRGSIYGVVCDRRKNFAFKAPKRSKEYHNLFFVGGSTNPGGGMPMVSLSGQHVARMILEQLQK; the protein is encoded by the coding sequence ATGACATCATCCGGGAAGGTCGCGATCATCGGCGCCGGCATCGGCGGTATGTCTGCTGCGATTCAGTTGGCGAAGGCGGGCCTTAAGGTCACTATCTTTGAGAAGAACGAGCGGCTAGGTGGCAAGCTGAATTTGCTGGAGACCCAAGGCTTCAAATTTGATCTTGGTCCATCGATACTGACGCTTCCTCAGGTATTCCGTCCTCTCTTTGAAGACGATGGCCGCATGCTCGAAGACTATGTCCCCATGCGCCGCGTGGATCCTCAATGGCGCAACTTCTTTGAAGATGGCACCGTGCTTGACCTATGGGAAAAGACGGAAGACATGCGCGAGGAGTTGAAAAAGCTTTCGGATAGTGACTCTGCCTTTCAGGATTATGAGCGATTTGTGGAGTACGCTCGCCAGCAGTATGAGGTTGTAGAGCGCGGCTACCTGCGCGAAGGACTTGATGGTTTCTGGCAACTCATCCGTTTTTACGGATTGAATGGGGGGCGTGAGATGGACTGGACACACTCCATGTCCGGCGCAATTTCGAAACGAGTCCGTAACGGTTATCTCCGCGATATCTTTGGTTACTTCATCAAATACGTTGGTTCATCAGCCAATGATTCTCCTGGCTTCATGAACCTCATGCCGTACATTCAACTCGGATTCGGCCTCTGGTATGTAAAGGGCGGCTTGTATGAATTGGCTCGCGCCTTCGGTCGCCGTCTAGAAGAGCTTGGTGTTGATGTTCGTCTCAATACCGAAGTTGTAAGCATCGACCACAGCAATGACCGGGTCACCGGCATTCAGATCAAGAACTACGCTGGTGAAGTAGAAACCATAGCGGCGGATTTCGTTATCTCCAACATGGAAGTGATCCCCGCTTCGGAACGGCTTCTTAAACAAACGTCCTCACGATTGAAGCGTTTGCAGAGGTTCGAACCAGCGTGTTCGGGAATCGTGCTTCATCTTGGATTGGACCGAGTGTATCCGCAGCTCACGCACCATAATTTCTTCTATTCGCGAGATCAGTCATCACACTTTGATCGCGTCTTTCACGATAAGAAATTGCCGGATGATCCCACGATTTATCTCGTCGCCCCCACACGGAGCGATCCGTCGCAGGCTCCTGCGGGTTGCGACAACGTCAAGATTCTGCCGCACATCCCGTACATCAATAACAAGGCTCCATATACGTATGAGGATTGCGTTGCTTTGAAGGAACTGTGTCTGACAAAGCTGGAACGCATGGGCCTCACGGATCTGAGGAAGCACATTGTGGTGGAGGACTTTTGGACACCCTTCGATATCGAGCGCCAATACTATTCCAATCGCGGCTCTATCTATGGCGTTGTGTGCGATCGTCGAAAGAACTTTGCCTTCAAGGCTCCGAAGCGTAGCAAGGAGTATCACAACCTGTTCTTTGTCGGAGGCAGCACGAATCCTGGCGGGGGAATGCCGATGGTTTCTCTCAGCGGACAACATGTAGCACGGATGATTTTGGAGCAGCTTCAAAAATGA
- a CDS encoding aldehyde dehydrogenase family protein, with the protein MDTNQIIEIGRAAGRQWSQQTSMARRRVLSRLASVLAARQDDLVSAIVQDVGKPSLDALSGDVLVTLEQMRYYHRHAHKVLMPRRVAGDWLLFHGSHFIETFEPHGVVLIYGPANYPLQLSMIPAITAMYAGNAVVLKMSEQTPKLAEILKKIVIEAALPANLVQIVCDSPATAESYIDARPDFICFTGSSVNGARVAERAARFLIPTLMELGGKDAAIVFSDCNLERTIEGVVYGAFLNSGQVCVGIKRLFIEEAIYTDFMVRFKQRIWGLSISAGNEDPHDLSPVSSKSLLQRLQVQIADALQRGAQVATDPADLSGETPLVLIEVPRDAALLSEESFGPVLCVSRFHSEEDAIHLADDSIFALGASVWTSDPARATRVASQMHAANIAINDVIRNIANPAVSFGGNQSSGYGRYHGPAGLRTFSRTKTVMYGRSKATRERNWFPFTAKEYDLLRKLIRFRFQTFAKLSGFLGSVLNIVRSR; encoded by the coding sequence ATGGATACTAATCAGATAATCGAGATAGGCCGCGCTGCTGGTAGACAGTGGTCGCAACAAACATCCATGGCCCGCCGTCGTGTGCTCTCGCGTTTGGCTTCTGTGCTGGCCGCAAGGCAGGATGATCTTGTCTCAGCCATCGTGCAAGACGTCGGCAAGCCCTCTCTTGACGCACTTAGCGGTGACGTCCTCGTAACGCTTGAGCAGATGCGCTACTACCATCGGCACGCGCACAAGGTGCTCATGCCTCGGCGCGTTGCCGGTGATTGGCTGCTGTTCCATGGGTCTCACTTTATCGAGACGTTCGAGCCACATGGCGTCGTGTTGATTTACGGTCCAGCAAACTATCCGCTTCAACTGTCGATGATCCCTGCCATCACAGCGATGTATGCGGGGAACGCGGTTGTACTGAAGATGTCGGAACAGACTCCCAAGCTTGCAGAGATTCTCAAAAAGATTGTCATCGAGGCTGCGCTGCCTGCGAATCTCGTTCAGATTGTGTGCGATTCTCCAGCAACCGCAGAAAGCTATATCGATGCGCGGCCCGACTTCATCTGCTTCACCGGGAGCAGTGTGAATGGCGCGCGGGTTGCGGAACGCGCCGCGCGTTTTTTGATTCCTACTCTCATGGAACTGGGAGGCAAGGATGCCGCAATCGTCTTCAGTGACTGCAATCTGGAACGCACGATCGAGGGAGTTGTCTATGGAGCCTTTCTAAATTCTGGACAGGTGTGCGTAGGAATCAAACGGCTGTTTATTGAAGAAGCAATCTATACAGACTTTATGGTCCGTTTCAAACAACGGATATGGGGCCTTTCAATCAGCGCAGGAAATGAAGATCCTCATGACCTTTCGCCTGTTTCGTCCAAATCACTCTTACAACGATTGCAGGTGCAGATAGCGGATGCGTTGCAGCGGGGAGCGCAAGTGGCAACAGATCCCGCAGATCTTTCGGGGGAAACACCTCTCGTACTGATCGAAGTGCCTCGCGACGCGGCTCTCTTGAGTGAAGAATCGTTCGGCCCAGTGCTTTGTGTCTCTCGGTTCCACAGTGAGGAGGACGCGATACACCTTGCGGATGACAGTATCTTTGCTCTCGGTGCAAGTGTTTGGACGAGTGATCCCGCGCGAGCGACCCGTGTGGCGTCGCAGATGCATGCGGCCAACATTGCGATTAATGATGTGATTCGCAATATCGCGAATCCAGCAGTATCGTTCGGCGGTAACCAATCGAGTGGCTATGGGCGATATCACGGTCCTGCCGGGTTGAGGACGTTCAGCCGAACAAAGACTGTAATGTATGGCCGCTCGAAAGCTACGCGTGAGCGCAACTGGTTCCCGTTCACGGCGAAAGAATACGATCTCTTGCGAAAGCTGATTCGATTTCGCTTTCAAACGTTTGCGAAACTCTCCGGGTTTCTGGGATCGGTTCTCAACATCGTGAGGTCGCGATGA
- a CDS encoding phytoene desaturase family protein has translation MSKKIAVVGGGPGGLAAAMLLSSRGFQVDLFEKQDVIGGRNAELKLGSYRFDLGPTFLMMKFLLDELFEETGRSISDYLDCRLLDPMYRLTFKDKSLLARSEPSAMQAEIDRVFPGEGIALERFLKREGERFEKLYPCLQKPYGTLSSMVSRTLTAALPHIAMGRSLFDVLGSYFKSEELRLAFTFQSKYLGMSPWDCPGLFAMIPYTEHAHGIYHVQGGLCRISDALARVANENGARIHTSTPVRRVLTKAGTAVGVELVDGEKRLYDDVVLNADFGYAMGNLFEPGTIRKYTPDVLSRKRWSCSTFMMYLGVDKTYPDTDHHTIVFARDYKQNLKDISQRHVASEDISVYVRNSVITDPSTAPAGHSSLYILVPVPNNMSGIDWGQEKWKYRERVFRLLAERTPFGDLQQHIVKEVMVTPSDWEHKQSVYQGATFNMGHNWAQMLYLRPHNKFEEVDHCYLVGGGTHPGSGLPTIFESARIAANLICDHYGVAYREATPYRDLALASV, from the coding sequence ATGTCGAAAAAGATTGCAGTAGTAGGAGGAGGCCCCGGTGGACTCGCAGCGGCAATGCTGCTCTCCAGCCGAGGGTTCCAGGTTGACCTCTTTGAGAAGCAGGATGTCATCGGTGGTCGCAATGCCGAGTTGAAGCTCGGGTCATATCGTTTTGATCTAGGGCCGACGTTCCTGATGATGAAGTTCCTTCTCGATGAACTCTTTGAGGAGACGGGGCGTTCGATCTCTGACTACTTGGATTGCAGGCTTCTTGATCCGATGTATCGGCTGACCTTCAAGGACAAGTCTTTATTAGCGCGCTCGGAGCCATCCGCGATGCAGGCGGAGATCGACCGTGTTTTCCCGGGCGAGGGTATTGCTCTAGAACGATTTCTAAAACGGGAAGGGGAGCGGTTTGAAAAACTGTATCCCTGCCTGCAGAAGCCTTACGGAACTCTCTCTTCTATGGTGAGCAGAACGCTCACTGCGGCGTTGCCGCATATCGCTATGGGGCGTTCTCTATTCGATGTCCTTGGGAGCTACTTCAAGTCGGAAGAATTACGTCTCGCCTTCACTTTCCAGTCCAAATATCTCGGTATGTCGCCATGGGATTGTCCTGGCCTGTTTGCAATGATCCCGTACACCGAGCATGCGCATGGCATTTATCACGTACAGGGAGGCCTATGCCGCATCAGTGATGCACTTGCTCGTGTCGCGAACGAGAATGGTGCGCGAATCCATACGTCGACTCCTGTGCGCCGTGTACTTACGAAGGCGGGAACCGCAGTTGGCGTTGAATTGGTGGACGGTGAAAAGCGGCTTTATGATGACGTGGTGCTCAACGCTGATTTCGGGTATGCCATGGGTAATTTGTTTGAGCCTGGAACGATACGGAAATATACCCCCGATGTTTTAAGTCGGAAAAGGTGGTCCTGTTCGACGTTCATGATGTATCTCGGCGTTGATAAGACTTATCCCGATACGGATCATCACACGATCGTTTTCGCGCGGGATTACAAGCAAAATCTCAAAGATATTTCCCAGCGCCACGTTGCGTCGGAGGATATCTCGGTCTATGTCCGCAATTCGGTAATCACTGATCCATCGACTGCCCCTGCGGGGCACTCCTCGCTGTACATCCTTGTGCCCGTTCCAAACAATATGAGCGGCATCGACTGGGGGCAAGAGAAATGGAAGTACCGCGAACGTGTCTTCCGGCTTCTTGCGGAACGAACGCCGTTTGGTGACTTGCAGCAGCACATCGTAAAAGAAGTGATGGTCACTCCATCTGACTGGGAACACAAACAGTCGGTGTATCAGGGTGCCACGTTCAACATGGGACACAACTGGGCTCAGATGTTGTATCTGCGTCCGCACAATAAGTTCGAAGAGGTTGACCATTGTTATCTAGTGGGTGGAGGAACGCATCCTGGTTCGGGTCTACCTACCATCTTCGAATCAGCGCGTATTGCCGCCAATCTGATCTGTGACCATTACGGGGTTGCGTACCGCGAAGCTACGCCCTATCGTGATTTGGCATTGGCATCTGTCTGA